One genomic segment of Pseudomonadota bacterium includes these proteins:
- a CDS encoding glutathione S-transferase family protein, whose protein sequence is MYKLFYAPGSAAMAPHAVLEEIGAPHELVRVDTAVGAHKRPDYLKLNPHGRVPTLVDGDLVIYEAAAITLHLADGHPNSGLAPALGMPERARYYQYLVYLTNTVQEAFIQYYHAEYSAESEAARAEVKAMAERRLSGMWEKLDAALAKPGPYLLGEQFSAADLYLMMLARWSRNMAKPATSHPHMKRLIDRVRARPAVERMMRAEGLE, encoded by the coding sequence ATGTACAAGCTCTTCTACGCCCCGGGCTCGGCGGCCATGGCGCCCCATGCCGTGCTCGAGGAGATCGGCGCCCCGCACGAGCTGGTGCGCGTCGATACCGCCGTAGGTGCGCACAAGCGCCCGGACTATCTCAAGCTCAATCCCCATGGGCGGGTGCCGACCTTGGTCGACGGCGATCTCGTCATCTACGAGGCGGCCGCGATCACGCTGCATCTGGCCGACGGCCACCCGAATTCCGGCCTCGCCCCCGCCTTGGGTATGCCGGAGCGGGCCCGCTACTATCAATACCTGGTCTATCTCACCAACACGGTGCAGGAAGCGTTCATCCAGTATTACCACGCGGAGTACTCGGCCGAGAGCGAAGCGGCCCGAGCCGAGGTGAAGGCCATGGCCGAGCGCCGGCTCTCCGGTATGTGGGAGAAGCTCGACGCCGCTTTGGCCAAACCCGGCCCCTATCTCCTCGGCGAACAATTCTCCGCCGCCGATCTCTATCTCATGATGCTGGCGCGGTGGAGCCGCAACATGGCGAAGCCGGCGACCAGCCATCCCCATATGAAGCGCCTCATTGACCGCGTCAGGGCACGCCCCGCGGTGGAGCGGATGATGCGGGCGGAGGGGCTGGAGTGA
- a CDS encoding argininosuccinate synthase, with protein sequence MSDSVKRVVLAYSGGLDTSIILKWIQETYRAELVTFTADLGQGEELEPARRKAEMLGAKKIYVEDLREEFVRDFVMPMFRANALYEGMYLLGTSIARPLIAKRQIEIAREVGADAVAHGATGKGNDQVRFELTYYALEPNIKVIAPWREWKLTSRTALIDYAEKNQIPIAKDKRGEAPFSVDSNLLHISAEGKVLEDPWQEPPPYVYSRTVAPEDAPDKATYVEIEFEGGDPVGVDGKRLSPAQLLTRLNELGGANGIGRLDLVENRFVGMKSRGVYETPGGTIWHIAHRAIESITLDRGMAHQKDELMPRYSELIYNGFWFSPERRMLQAAIDESQKRVNGTARLKLYKGNATVVGRKSPNSLYRLDYVTFEEDSVYNQKEAEGFIRLNALRLRLGKLAGG encoded by the coding sequence ATGTCCGATTCCGTGAAACGCGTCGTGCTCGCCTATTCCGGCGGCCTCGACACTTCGATCATCCTCAAATGGATCCAGGAGACCTACCGCGCCGAGCTGGTGACCTTCACCGCCGATCTCGGCCAGGGCGAAGAGCTGGAGCCGGCGCGCCGCAAGGCGGAGATGCTGGGCGCGAAGAAGATCTACGTCGAGGATCTGCGCGAGGAGTTCGTTCGCGACTTCGTCATGCCGATGTTCCGCGCCAACGCGCTCTACGAAGGCATGTATCTGCTCGGCACCTCGATCGCGCGGCCGTTGATCGCCAAGCGCCAGATCGAGATCGCGCGCGAGGTCGGCGCCGATGCGGTCGCCCATGGCGCCACCGGCAAGGGCAACGACCAGGTGCGCTTCGAGCTGACCTATTATGCGCTCGAGCCCAACATCAAGGTGATCGCGCCCTGGCGCGAGTGGAAGCTCACCTCGCGCACTGCACTCATCGACTATGCCGAGAAGAACCAGATCCCGATCGCCAAGGACAAGCGCGGCGAGGCGCCGTTCTCGGTCGACTCCAACCTCCTGCACATCTCCGCCGAGGGGAAGGTGCTGGAAGACCCGTGGCAGGAGCCGCCGCCTTACGTCTACAGCCGCACCGTGGCGCCGGAGGACGCGCCGGACAAGGCGACCTATGTCGAGATCGAGTTCGAAGGAGGCGATCCGGTTGGGGTCGACGGCAAGCGCCTGTCGCCGGCCCAGCTCCTGACCCGGCTCAACGAGCTCGGCGGCGCCAACGGCATCGGCCGCCTCGATCTGGTGGAGAACCGCTTCGTCGGCATGAAGAGCCGCGGCGTCTACGAGACCCCGGGCGGTACGATCTGGCATATCGCCCATCGCGCGATCGAGAGCATCACGCTCGACCGCGGCATGGCGCATCAGAAGGACGAGCTGATGCCGCGCTATTCCGAGCTCATCTATAACGGCTTCTGGTTCTCGCCCGAGCGTCGCATGCTGCAGGCCGCCATCGACGAGAGCCAGAAGCGCGTCAACGGCACCGCCAGGCTCAAGCTCTACAAGGGCAACGCCACGGTCGTCGGGCGCAAATCGCCCAACAGCCTCTATCGCCTGGACTACGTCACCTTCGAGGAGGACTCGGTCTATAACCAGAAGGAGGCGGAGGGCTTCATCCGCTTGAATGCGTTGAGGCTCAGGCTGGGGAAGCTGGCGGGGGGGTGA
- a CDS encoding NnrU protein: MIGTMQALVIAAGVFVLSHSLPATLGVRQRLVTALGEPTYLALYTAVSALALIWLALAYARAPMAPLWSGGSAGRWVPILVMPFASILLVAGYTTPNPTMLGQARSLLTIDANPAPGILSITRHPIFWALALWAFAHIPPTGDLASLVFFLTIGGYALFGMFRIDRKKAETLGAAWGPFAMRSSLMPFLAIYDQRTRVDWRGIGWARVMGGLALYAGLFGAHPWIAGIGVFAP; encoded by the coding sequence ATGATCGGCACCATGCAGGCTCTGGTCATCGCCGCCGGTGTTTTCGTCCTCAGCCATAGCCTCCCGGCAACACTCGGCGTTCGCCAGCGCTTGGTGACGGCATTGGGCGAGCCGACCTATTTGGCTCTCTACACCGCCGTCTCGGCGCTGGCGCTGATCTGGCTGGCGCTCGCCTATGCGCGGGCACCGATGGCGCCACTCTGGTCCGGCGGCAGTGCCGGACGCTGGGTTCCCATCCTGGTGATGCCGTTCGCCTCGATCCTGCTGGTGGCCGGCTACACCACCCCCAACCCGACCATGCTGGGCCAAGCCCGATCCCTGCTCACCATCGATGCCAATCCCGCACCCGGCATCCTCAGCATCACCCGCCATCCGATCTTCTGGGCGCTGGCGCTCTGGGCCTTCGCCCATATCCCGCCCACCGGCGATCTCGCCAGCCTCGTCTTCTTTCTGACGATCGGCGGCTACGCGCTCTTCGGCATGTTTCGCATCGATCGAAAGAAGGCGGAGACGCTGGGTGCGGCCTGGGGACCCTTCGCCATGCGGAGCTCACTCATGCCCTTCCTGGCGATCTACGACCAGCGCACCCGCGTCGATTGGCGCGGCATCGGCTGGGCTAGGGTCATGGGCGGGTTGGCACTTTATGCCGGCCTATTCGGAGCGCATCCTTGGATCGCCGGGATCGGCGTCTTCGCGCCATGA
- a CDS encoding YbhB/YbcL family Raf kinase inhibitor-like protein, producing the protein MTKQAIFSAAALAATVALALAAPSLAAGAAKTAALRVSVDRIARTNDPIPAQYAFCVPSAQGHTAMGANKNPRIHWSKGPAGTQSYAIIVHDTDVPSKFDDANKEGRTISKDLKRIDFVHMVLVDIPAAMTEIAEGKDSDKVTPKGKPPGKTDHGVRGVNDYGKFMSGDMAGAYGGYDGPCPPWNDSIPHHYHFVVYALDVPNLNLSGNFGAAEVRKAVKGHVLGRGNFTAAYTQNPDVELMAKK; encoded by the coding sequence ATGACCAAGCAAGCCATCTTCAGCGCCGCGGCGCTGGCGGCGACGGTCGCCCTGGCGCTGGCGGCCCCCTCTTTGGCGGCGGGGGCGGCGAAAACCGCCGCGCTCCGCGTCTCCGTCGACCGCATCGCCCGCACCAACGATCCGATCCCGGCGCAATACGCCTTCTGCGTGCCTTCGGCGCAAGGGCACACGGCGATGGGCGCCAACAAGAATCCGCGGATCCACTGGAGCAAGGGTCCGGCCGGAACCCAGTCCTACGCCATCATCGTCCACGACACCGACGTGCCCAGCAAGTTCGACGATGCCAACAAGGAAGGCCGGACCATCTCCAAGGATTTGAAGCGGATCGACTTCGTCCACATGGTGCTGGTCGACATTCCGGCGGCCATGACCGAGATCGCCGAGGGCAAGGACTCCGACAAGGTGACGCCCAAGGGCAAGCCGCCGGGCAAGACCGACCATGGGGTGCGCGGCGTCAACGACTACGGCAAGTTCATGTCCGGCGACATGGCCGGCGCCTATGGCGGCTATGACGGCCCGTGCCCGCCCTGGAACGACTCGATCCCGCACCACTACCACTTCGTCGTCTATGCGCTCGACGTTCCGAACTTGAACCTCTCCGGCAATTTCGGCGCGGCCGAGGTCAGGAAGGCGGTCAAGGGGCATGTACTGGGCCGCGGCAACTTCACCGCCGCCTACACCCAGAACCCGGACGTCGAGCT